Proteins from a single region of Rhodovibrio salinarum DSM 9154:
- a CDS encoding EF-hand domain-containing protein, which yields MTRKTKWLTSTFALAVAVGAAGVALQAQAAMPAFGRPSVPPFFAAADANDDGAVTRDELHAFVQEQLTAMDADGDGIVSEDEFEDGLDDRRQAMAQARFDQLDKNGDGALSPDEFDQARAAPAMQRSRPNDDRRAEFLFRRLDANDDEVLQAIEVTSFADRVFARADANGDGQVSEAELQDMRPDRSSWRDGPRGSRFDGHKRGGCR from the coding sequence ATGACCCGCAAGACCAAATGGCTCACCAGCACCTTCGCCCTCGCCGTGGCCGTCGGCGCCGCTGGGGTCGCGCTGCAGGCGCAGGCCGCGATGCCCGCGTTCGGCCGGCCGTCGGTTCCCCCCTTCTTCGCGGCGGCCGACGCCAACGACGACGGTGCGGTGACCCGGGACGAGCTGCACGCTTTCGTGCAGGAGCAGCTGACGGCGATGGACGCCGACGGCGACGGGATCGTCAGCGAGGATGAGTTCGAAGACGGCCTGGACGACCGTCGCCAGGCAATGGCGCAAGCGCGCTTCGATCAGCTGGACAAGAACGGTGATGGCGCCCTGTCGCCCGACGAATTCGACCAGGCCCGCGCCGCGCCGGCTATGCAGCGTAGCCGTCCGAACGACGACCGCCGCGCCGAATTCCTGTTCCGCCGTCTGGACGCCAACGATGACGAGGTGTTGCAGGCGATCGAGGTGACCTCCTTCGCCGATCGGGTGTTCGCGCGGGCGGATGCGAACGGCGATGGCCAGGTGAGCGAAGCGGAACTGCAGGATATGCGCCCCGACCGATCCTCTTGGCGTGACGGGCCGCGTGGATCGCGGTTCGACGGCCACAAGCGCGGCGGGTGCCGCTAA
- a CDS encoding response regulator: protein MASDPAPHILVVDDHRDIRDGLRRYLTREGLRVSAAADGAEARSLLNGHAVDLAVLDIMMPGEDGLSLCRHVRDHLDLPVILLTAKESETDRVVGLEVGADDYVVKPFSPRELLARIRSVLRRTHALPPQRGSARGHRAHFGGWELDAARREVTTPTGRVVSLSDSEHRLLVAFLTYPQTVLSREQLLDLVHGRDTEAFERSVDILVSRLRRKIEADPKRPQLIQTSRGGGYQFAQEVTWS from the coding sequence GTGGCGAGCGACCCTGCCCCGCATATCCTTGTCGTGGACGATCACCGGGACATCCGGGACGGCCTGCGCCGCTACCTGACGCGCGAGGGCTTGCGGGTCTCCGCGGCCGCTGACGGCGCGGAAGCCAGGTCGCTCCTGAACGGACACGCAGTCGACCTCGCCGTGCTCGACATCATGATGCCGGGGGAAGACGGCCTGAGCCTGTGCCGGCACGTCCGCGATCATCTCGACCTGCCGGTGATCCTGCTGACGGCGAAGGAGTCCGAAACCGACCGCGTGGTCGGGCTGGAAGTCGGGGCGGACGACTATGTCGTGAAGCCGTTCAGCCCACGCGAACTGTTGGCGCGCATCCGTTCCGTGCTACGGCGAACCCACGCCTTACCGCCGCAACGCGGCAGCGCCCGCGGCCACCGCGCGCACTTCGGCGGCTGGGAACTGGATGCCGCACGCCGCGAGGTCACCACGCCCACCGGTCGGGTGGTCAGCTTGAGCGACAGCGAGCACCGCCTGCTCGTCGCTTTCCTGACCTACCCACAAACGGTGCTGTCGCGCGAGCAACTGCTGGACCTGGTGCACGGCCGCGACACGGAAGCGTTCGAACGCTCGGTCGACATCCTGGTCAGCCGCCTGCGCCGCAAGATCGAAGCCGATCCCAAGCGCCCGCAGCTGATCCAGACGTCCCGCGGCGGCGGCTATCAGTTCGCGCAGGAGGTCACATGGTCATGA
- a CDS encoding ATP-binding protein, translating to MTHWLPTSLTGRLVLAVVVAVVAAQAVAGVILLREQRHVTRHVVRAFTLDRVPGIAQLILPMSPDRRAEILRVLNSSTTRYTLADTPLAETGERDLRFQARLQRAMPPAIVDVRATIRSVPERGRGRYGTPLPDGDVLTLSLHLPDGRWLNIERVLHPPIPEMIWPMALSLGLSAIAVAVAVALAVRRIVRPLATLSDAADRLGRGENVGPLLEEGPADVRRTTHAFNVMSERLTRFVADRTRMLAAIAHDLRTPITGMRLRAEMIDEAETRERMLAGLNDMAEMTEAALTFAQADAQEEDSRRIDLASLVQSICDDFADAGEAVRFQGPDRLDAICRPTALKRAVRNLIVNAVRYGQAAEVTLTHTATAITLTIADDGPGLPEDQLERVFDPFVRLEESRSRETGGSGLGLSIARNIARAHGGDVTLANRPEGGAEARLTLPL from the coding sequence ATGACCCACTGGCTGCCCACAAGCCTGACCGGCCGCCTGGTGTTGGCGGTCGTGGTGGCAGTGGTGGCCGCCCAGGCAGTCGCGGGGGTGATCCTGTTGCGCGAGCAAAGGCACGTGACCCGTCACGTGGTCCGTGCCTTCACCCTCGACCGGGTGCCTGGAATCGCGCAGTTGATCTTGCCGATGTCGCCGGACCGGCGCGCGGAAATCCTGCGCGTGCTGAACAGCAGCACGACCCGCTACACCCTTGCCGACACACCGCTGGCGGAGACGGGTGAACGCGACCTGCGCTTTCAGGCACGACTACAGCGCGCGATGCCGCCGGCGATCGTCGATGTGCGCGCGACCATCCGCAGCGTCCCGGAACGTGGTCGGGGTCGTTACGGCACGCCGCTGCCCGACGGCGATGTCCTGACCCTGTCGCTGCACCTGCCGGACGGCCGTTGGCTCAACATCGAACGCGTGCTGCACCCACCGATCCCGGAGATGATCTGGCCGATGGCCCTGTCGCTCGGCCTTTCGGCGATCGCGGTCGCCGTGGCCGTCGCCCTGGCCGTGCGGCGGATCGTGCGGCCGTTGGCAACATTGTCCGACGCCGCCGACCGGCTTGGCCGCGGCGAAAATGTCGGCCCGCTGCTGGAAGAGGGCCCGGCCGACGTGCGCCGCACGACCCACGCCTTCAACGTGATGTCGGAACGCCTGACCCGCTTCGTCGCCGACCGCACGCGCATGCTGGCGGCGATTGCCCACGACCTGCGCACGCCGATCACCGGCATGCGGCTGCGCGCCGAAATGATCGACGAAGCCGAAACGCGCGAACGCATGCTGGCCGGCTTGAACGACATGGCGGAGATGACGGAAGCGGCCCTGACGTTCGCCCAAGCCGATGCACAGGAAGAAGACAGCCGGCGCATCGATCTTGCCAGCCTGGTCCAGAGCATCTGCGACGACTTCGCGGACGCGGGCGAAGCCGTGCGTTTCCAGGGGCCCGATCGGCTGGATGCCATCTGCCGCCCGACAGCGCTCAAGCGGGCCGTGCGCAACCTGATCGTCAACGCCGTGCGCTACGGCCAGGCGGCCGAGGTGACGCTGACGCACACCGCGACGGCGATCACGCTGACGATCGCGGACGATGGCCCCGGCCTGCCCGAAGATCAGCTGGAACGCGTGTTCGACCCGTTCGTGCGCCTGGAGGAGTCCCGCAGTCGGGAGACCGGGGGCAGCGGCCTCGGCCTGTCGATCGCGCGCAACATCGCCCGCGCCCACGGCGGCGACGTCACGCTCGCCAACCGCCCGGAAGGCGGCGCGGAAGCCCGGCTCACCCTGCCGCTTTGA
- a CDS encoding pseudoazurin, with the protein MAIVAAACLLTSPVAAEVHEVKMLTRGDAGAMVYEPAYLEIAPGDTVQFIAAQGGHNAASIDGFVPSGYAGFKGQINEEIRITLDQPGFYGVKCSPHFAMGMVMLIRVGETDVARPELPADLPQRAKARFDDILEDLGQ; encoded by the coding sequence ATGGCGATCGTCGCCGCCGCGTGTTTGTTGACCAGTCCGGTCGCGGCCGAGGTGCACGAGGTCAAGATGCTGACCCGCGGAGACGCTGGTGCGATGGTGTACGAGCCGGCCTATCTGGAAATCGCGCCCGGTGACACCGTGCAGTTCATCGCCGCCCAAGGGGGCCACAACGCGGCGAGCATCGATGGCTTTGTGCCGTCCGGCTACGCGGGTTTCAAGGGGCAGATCAACGAGGAGATCCGCATCACGCTGGATCAGCCCGGTTTTTACGGCGTGAAGTGCTCGCCGCACTTCGCGATGGGGATGGTGATGTTGATCCGCGTCGGCGAGACGGATGTCGCCCGTCCAGAACTCCCGGCCGATCTTCCCCAACGGGCGAAAGCTCGGTTCGACGATATTCTGGAGGACCTAGGACAATAA
- a CDS encoding ABC transporter ATP-binding protein has protein sequence MTLRADNVSWSAGAKRVLRDVSLSVRPGETMGVIGPNGSGKSTLLRLLAGIRPCADGCVRLHGTPLTQMRRRDIAQRIALVEQQAETTDHITVRDAVELGRTPYLNALSPWSQDDEAAVADALDRVDMAEMAHRYWHTLSGGERQRVHVARALAQAPDFLLLDEPTNHLDIRHQIGILSFVRQLPVTALIALHDLNLAAMYCDRIALLQDGALIAEGPPEAVLTESSLRDAFGVQASIRRDPSDGALAIRFKDPLPQSQESKEVA, from the coding sequence ATGACTCTGCGCGCCGATAACGTGAGCTGGTCTGCGGGCGCGAAACGCGTGCTGCGCGATGTCTCCCTGTCGGTGCGTCCGGGGGAGACCATGGGGGTGATCGGCCCGAACGGCTCGGGCAAGTCGACGCTCCTGCGCTTGCTCGCTGGCATTCGACCCTGTGCGGACGGCTGCGTGAGGCTTCACGGCACGCCGTTGACCCAAATGCGTCGGCGCGACATTGCCCAACGTATCGCGCTGGTCGAACAGCAGGCGGAGACCACCGACCACATCACCGTGCGCGACGCCGTCGAGCTGGGTCGGACACCCTACCTCAACGCCCTCTCGCCCTGGTCGCAGGACGACGAAGCCGCCGTCGCCGATGCCCTCGACCGGGTCGACATGGCGGAGATGGCGCATCGCTATTGGCATACCTTGTCGGGCGGCGAGCGTCAGCGGGTCCATGTTGCCCGCGCCCTGGCGCAGGCGCCCGACTTTCTGCTGCTCGACGAGCCGACCAACCACCTCGATATCCGGCATCAGATCGGCATCCTGTCGTTCGTCCGGCAGTTGCCCGTGACCGCGTTGATTGCGCTGCACGATCTGAACCTCGCCGCGATGTACTGCGACCGCATCGCGCTGTTGCAGGATGGGGCCCTGATCGCGGAAGGCCCGCCGGAGGCTGTGCTGACGGAAAGCAGCCTGCGGGATGCCTTCGGCGTTCAGGCGAGTATTCGCCGCGACCCTTCGGATGGGGCCCTGGCCATCCGTTTCAAAGACCCGCTCCCCCAATCTCAGGAATCTAAGGAGGTTGCTTGA
- a CDS encoding FecCD family ABC transporter permease, whose product MAVARGAGYGTLALLLLVVTFALGASIGETPIPVTVVGQTVANHLFGASYELDPIEAGIVWNYRLSRAVVAACCGAALALSGVILQALLRNALADPYILGISAGASTGAVSVAILGIGGGAISLSFGAFVGSLAAFAFVALLARGAGRGKGQIILAGVAGSQLFNALTSFIVTKSASAEQVRGIMFWLLGNLSGVRWPDGALALPAAAIGTCVCLWYARALDAFTFGTDSAASLGIAVWRVQALLIAAAALMTAVMVSIVGSIGFVGLVIPHAARLVVGVRHSRLIPASALVGAVFLVVSDVVSRTVISGQVLPIGVVTALVGAPAFAFILVQGQRKS is encoded by the coding sequence ATGGCAGTGGCAAGAGGTGCCGGCTATGGCACCCTTGCCTTGCTCCTGCTTGTCGTCACGTTTGCCCTCGGCGCGTCGATCGGCGAGACCCCGATCCCGGTCACGGTGGTTGGGCAAACGGTTGCCAATCATCTGTTTGGCGCGTCCTACGAATTGGATCCGATCGAGGCCGGGATCGTCTGGAACTATCGGCTCAGCCGGGCCGTGGTGGCGGCCTGCTGCGGCGCGGCGCTGGCGCTGTCCGGCGTGATCCTGCAGGCCCTGCTGCGCAACGCCTTGGCCGATCCCTACATCCTTGGCATTTCCGCCGGGGCGTCGACCGGGGCTGTGAGCGTCGCCATTCTCGGCATCGGCGGCGGCGCCATCTCCCTGTCGTTTGGCGCCTTCGTCGGGTCGCTCGCGGCCTTCGCCTTCGTGGCGTTGCTGGCCCGCGGGGCCGGGCGCGGCAAGGGCCAGATCATCCTGGCCGGCGTTGCCGGTTCGCAGCTTTTCAACGCCCTGACCTCGTTCATCGTCACCAAGTCGGCCAGTGCCGAGCAGGTGCGGGGGATCATGTTCTGGCTGTTGGGCAACCTCAGTGGCGTGCGCTGGCCCGACGGCGCACTTGCGCTGCCGGCCGCGGCGATCGGCACGTGCGTGTGCCTTTGGTACGCGCGCGCGCTCGATGCCTTCACCTTCGGTACCGATTCGGCCGCCTCGCTCGGCATCGCCGTCTGGCGCGTCCAGGCTCTGTTGATCGCCGCCGCGGCCCTGATGACGGCGGTGATGGTCAGCATCGTTGGCTCGATTGGCTTTGTCGGCCTGGTCATTCCGCATGCGGCGCGTTTGGTCGTTGGCGTGCGGCACAGCCGTCTGATCCCGGCCTCCGCGCTTGTCGGCGCCGTTTTCCTGGTGGTCTCTGACGTCGTCTCGCGGACGGTGATCTCCGGTCAGGTGCTGCCGATCGGCGTCGTTACGGCGCTTGTCGGTGCGCCGGCCTTCGCCTTCATCCTGGTTCAGGGGCAACGCAAGTCATGA
- a CDS encoding ABC transporter substrate-binding protein, with product MVRPSIFLAAAAVAVPLAMTAAGAAQAADTSYPLSLDNCGREISFDSPPQRVVSLGQAGTEMLYALGLGDKVVGTAVWFNPVLDRFEKINQQVERLADNDPSFESVVAKRPELVTSQFEWHVGPQGIVGTREQFAELGISTYILPTDCVGKDNTTGGDGTRNVQVTTDLIHRTVGELARIFDVPEAGDEVIADLKTRERDARQQVERIELDQDVSAVVWFSSAEMDIDPYVAGQNGAPAYMLKQLGIRNVIDSNEEWPTVGWETIAQKNPTIIVIARMDRRRFPADDYKRKLEFLKTDPVTRHMDAVQQDRIVIMDAHAMQPTLRLVNGLETLADAVESYELSK from the coding sequence ATGGTGCGACCTTCTATTTTCCTCGCCGCGGCGGCGGTCGCCGTTCCGCTCGCCATGACCGCGGCCGGCGCCGCGCAAGCGGCGGATACCAGCTATCCCCTGTCTCTCGACAACTGCGGCCGCGAGATCAGCTTCGATTCGCCCCCACAGCGGGTGGTTTCGCTCGGTCAGGCCGGTACGGAAATGCTCTACGCGCTGGGGCTCGGCGACAAGGTCGTCGGCACCGCGGTCTGGTTCAATCCGGTGCTCGACCGGTTCGAGAAAATCAACCAGCAGGTCGAGCGCCTGGCCGACAATGACCCGAGCTTCGAAAGCGTCGTCGCCAAGAGGCCCGAGCTGGTCACCTCGCAGTTCGAATGGCACGTCGGTCCGCAGGGGATCGTCGGGACGCGCGAGCAGTTCGCCGAACTCGGTATCTCAACCTACATCCTGCCCACCGATTGCGTCGGCAAGGACAACACCACCGGCGGCGACGGCACGCGCAACGTTCAGGTCACGACCGACCTGATCCACCGCACTGTCGGGGAACTCGCGCGGATTTTCGATGTGCCCGAAGCCGGTGACGAGGTGATTGCGGACCTCAAGACCCGCGAGCGCGATGCCCGCCAACAGGTCGAGCGGATCGAGCTGGACCAGGACGTATCAGCCGTCGTCTGGTTCTCCAGCGCGGAAATGGACATCGATCCCTACGTCGCGGGCCAGAACGGCGCGCCTGCCTACATGCTGAAGCAACTGGGGATCCGCAATGTCATCGACTCCAACGAGGAATGGCCGACCGTCGGCTGGGAGACGATTGCGCAGAAGAACCCGACGATCATCGTGATCGCGCGCATGGACCGGCGCCGGTTCCCGGCCGACGATTACAAGCGCAAACTCGAGTTCCTGAAGACCGATCCCGTGACCCGGCACATGGACGCGGTGCAGCAGGACCGGATCGTGATCATGGACGCCCATGCGATGCAGCCGACCCTGCGGCTGGTCAATGGGCTCGAAACGTTGGCCGACGCGGTCGAGTCGTACGAGCTGAGCAAGTGA
- a CDS encoding cytochrome-c peroxidase — MRYLMSAAGALALAAAMMSGHPVAAQDGDMAEIDDAQLIERANDLFDPIPTEPPELDGNKVTPERVQLGRMLFFDPRLSASHAISCNSCHQMGLGGDDNQPTSIGHGWQRGPRNAPTVFNAVFNTAQFWDGRAEDLEQQAKGPVQAGVEMANTPARAVKTLKSMPGYVEAFGAAFPEEEDPVTFDNMAKALEAFQATLLTPNSPFDRYLKGETDALTAKQKQGLQEFMSTGCVGCHNGVNIGGQGYYPFGLIEKPGADVLPRDDRGRFQVTKTASDEYVFRAAPLRNIAITQPYFHSGKVWSLENAVALMGVSQLGQELSEDEIDRIVAFLQSVTGEQPRVEYPVLPESTSETPLPVEYEQEPSKR; from the coding sequence ATGCGATATTTGATGAGTGCCGCTGGGGCGTTGGCTCTTGCAGCGGCCATGATGTCGGGGCACCCCGTAGCCGCACAAGATGGCGACATGGCGGAGATCGACGACGCTCAGCTGATCGAGCGGGCGAACGACCTGTTCGATCCGATCCCGACCGAGCCGCCGGAATTGGACGGCAACAAGGTCACGCCCGAACGGGTTCAGCTTGGCCGGATGCTGTTCTTCGATCCGCGCCTGTCGGCCAGCCACGCGATTTCCTGTAATTCGTGCCACCAGATGGGTCTGGGCGGCGACGACAACCAGCCGACCTCGATCGGTCACGGCTGGCAGCGTGGTCCACGGAATGCGCCCACGGTGTTCAACGCGGTCTTCAACACCGCCCAGTTCTGGGACGGCCGTGCGGAGGACCTGGAGCAGCAGGCCAAGGGGCCGGTCCAGGCCGGTGTCGAGATGGCCAACACGCCCGCACGCGCGGTCAAGACGCTGAAGTCGATGCCCGGCTACGTCGAGGCTTTCGGGGCGGCCTTCCCGGAGGAAGAGGACCCGGTCACGTTCGACAACATGGCGAAGGCGCTGGAAGCCTTCCAGGCCACGCTGCTGACCCCGAACTCGCCGTTTGACCGTTATCTTAAAGGTGAGACCGACGCGCTCACCGCCAAGCAGAAGCAGGGCCTGCAGGAGTTCATGAGCACCGGCTGCGTGGGCTGCCACAACGGCGTCAACATCGGTGGCCAGGGCTACTATCCGTTTGGCTTGATCGAGAAGCCGGGGGCGGACGTGCTGCCGCGTGACGACCGGGGCCGCTTCCAGGTCACCAAGACGGCGAGTGACGAGTACGTCTTCCGTGCCGCGCCGCTGCGCAACATCGCGATCACGCAGCCGTACTTCCACTCCGGCAAGGTCTGGAGCCTGGAGAACGCGGTGGCGCTGATGGGCGTGTCCCAGCTCGGCCAGGAACTGTCCGAGGACGAGATCGACCGGATCGTCGCCTTCCTGCAGTCGGTCACCGGCGAGCAGCCGCGTGTCGAATACCCGGTGCTGCCGGAAAGCACCAGCGAGACGCCACTGCCCGTCGAGTACGAGCAGGAGCCGTCGAAGCGGTAA
- a CDS encoding high-potential iron-sulfur protein → MTHPKNRMPTRRGFIRQAFAVTAAVGAGGYTLTRGHNAKAQKAPKQAVQYQPDPKGDQQCTNCQFWIPPEGGQDMGGCQIVAGEIDPTGWCNLWAKA, encoded by the coding sequence ATGACTCATCCGAAAAACCGGATGCCCACACGCCGCGGTTTCATCCGCCAAGCGTTCGCCGTTACGGCTGCTGTGGGGGCCGGCGGCTACACGCTGACGCGTGGGCACAACGCCAAGGCTCAGAAAGCACCGAAACAGGCGGTTCAGTATCAACCCGATCCCAAGGGCGATCAGCAGTGCACCAACTGCCAGTTCTGGATTCCACCGGAAGGCGGCCAGGACATGGGCGGCTGCCAGATCGTCGCCGGCGAGATTGATCCGACCGGCTGGTGCAACCTCTGGGCCAAGGCCTAG
- a CDS encoding DUF1127 domain-containing protein — protein sequence MARLTDTERDLIQAARQRGPHPLLQSPPLHELTAAQLRRYAEAERARYLAPILAGAANRIIDAVRRKRVERETRRALMELSDRVLEDIGMRRAEIPERAKQRARQSVQPRQAAAPKQGAARCRSVEMDHSWPAHA from the coding sequence ATGGCCCGTTTGACCGATACCGAACGCGATCTGATCCAAGCGGCGCGCCAACGCGGCCCGCACCCCTTGCTGCAATCGCCGCCGCTGCACGAACTCACCGCCGCTCAGTTACGCCGCTACGCCGAAGCCGAGCGCGCACGCTACCTGGCACCGATCCTGGCAGGTGCCGCCAACCGCATAATCGACGCCGTACGGCGCAAGCGCGTCGAGCGCGAAACCCGGCGGGCGCTCATGGAGCTAAGCGACCGCGTGCTCGAGGACATCGGCATGCGGCGGGCCGAGATCCCAGAACGCGCCAAGCAGCGCGCGCGGCAGTCCGTCCAGCCCCGCCAGGCAGCCGCGCCAAAGCAGGGTGCGGCACGCTGTCGCTCGGTTGAGATGGATCATAGCTGGCCAGCCCACGCTTGA
- a CDS encoding mannose-1-phosphate guanylyltransferase/mannose-6-phosphate isomerase, which translates to MRTSSPTIHPVILSGGSGTRLWPVSRHLYPKQLLPLIGDNSMLADTALRVGESTRFAAPTVICNEEHRFLVAEELRKVQAHTGTPPGSIILEPFGRNTAPAAAVAALQLAERDPNALLLLLPSDHVIADTQAFLRAIDRAANAAANGWLVTFGMTPTRPETGYGYIRQGTALDAGDGCYQVAEFVEKPDQATAARYLADGGYAWNSGMFLLPVRTLLSELERLQPDALTAARSAVAHAQEDLDFLRLDAGSFEAAPSISIDHAVMEHTDRAAVVPAEIGWSDVGSWASLWEIADKDADGNAISGDVVTQDARNCLLRSEQHLLAAIGVEDLVVIAQDDAVLVVPRDRAQDVGAFAKTLRAEQRSEADVHSRVYRPWGSYQGVDLGPRFQVKRLTVSPGSRLSLQSHKHRAEHWVVVEGVAEVTCDDAVFQLYPDQSTYIPLGAVHRLANPGDQPLHVIEVQSGDYLGEDDIERYEDIYGRS; encoded by the coding sequence ATGCGCACCAGTTCCCCGACGATCCATCCCGTGATTCTCTCCGGCGGCTCCGGCACGCGGCTTTGGCCGGTATCGCGCCACCTCTACCCGAAACAGCTGCTGCCGCTGATCGGCGACAACAGCATGCTGGCGGACACCGCGTTGAGGGTGGGCGAGTCGACCCGGTTCGCCGCACCGACCGTGATCTGCAACGAGGAGCACCGCTTCCTGGTCGCGGAGGAATTGCGCAAGGTGCAGGCGCATACCGGCACACCGCCGGGATCGATCATCCTCGAACCATTCGGCCGCAACACGGCCCCGGCTGCGGCGGTCGCGGCCTTGCAGCTGGCCGAGCGTGACCCCAACGCCCTCCTCCTGCTGCTGCCGAGCGACCACGTGATCGCGGACACGCAGGCGTTCTTGAGGGCAATCGACCGCGCCGCCAACGCCGCGGCCAACGGCTGGCTGGTCACCTTTGGCATGACGCCGACGCGCCCGGAGACCGGGTACGGCTACATCCGGCAGGGCACGGCCCTGGACGCCGGCGACGGCTGCTACCAGGTCGCCGAATTCGTCGAGAAGCCGGACCAGGCGACCGCCGCGCGGTACCTCGCCGACGGCGGCTACGCCTGGAACTCCGGCATGTTCCTGCTGCCCGTACGCACGCTGTTGAGCGAACTGGAACGGCTGCAGCCCGACGCGCTCACCGCCGCACGGTCGGCGGTGGCGCACGCGCAGGAAGACCTGGATTTCCTGCGGCTCGATGCCGGGTCGTTCGAAGCCGCGCCGTCGATCTCGATCGACCACGCGGTGATGGAGCACACCGACCGCGCCGCCGTCGTCCCGGCGGAGATCGGCTGGAGCGACGTCGGCTCCTGGGCCTCGCTCTGGGAGATCGCGGACAAGGACGCCGACGGTAACGCGATCAGCGGCGACGTCGTCACGCAGGATGCGCGCAATTGCCTACTGCGTAGCGAACAGCATCTGCTGGCCGCGATCGGGGTCGAGGACTTGGTGGTGATCGCCCAGGACGATGCCGTCCTGGTAGTACCGCGCGACCGGGCCCAGGATGTCGGCGCCTTCGCCAAGACCCTACGCGCCGAGCAGCGCTCGGAAGCGGACGTGCACAGCCGCGTCTACCGCCCATGGGGCAGCTATCAGGGCGTCGACCTGGGTCCGCGCTTCCAGGTCAAGCGCCTGACCGTCTCGCCCGGCAGCCGGCTTTCGCTACAAAGCCACAAGCACCGCGCCGAGCATTGGGTCGTCGTGGAGGGCGTCGCGGAGGTCACCTGCGACGACGCGGTTTTCCAGCTCTACCCCGACCAGTCGACCTACATCCCGCTGGGCGCGGTCCACCGGCTCGCCAACCCGGGCGACCAGCCGCTGCACGTGATCGAGGTGCAGTCCGGCGACTACCTGGGCGAGGACGATATCGAGCGCTACGAGGACATCTACGGACGCTCCTAA